The sequence below is a genomic window from Denitratisoma sp. DHT3.
ACCAGGAAGCTGGTGGACGGCGCCGGCAAGATGGCGCGCGGCGATTTCAACTTCAGGATCGACGTCAATAGCAAGGACGAGGTCGGTACGCTGGCCGATGCCATTCGTTCCCTGCAAGTCGCGGTACAAAAAATGATCGCCGACGCCGACCTGTTGGCCAACGCCGCCGTCGAGGGCAAGCTCTCCACCCGTGCCGATGCCACGCAGCATCAAGGCGATTTCCGCAAGATCGTCGAGGGCGTCAATCACACCCTCGACGCGGTGATCGGCCCGCTGAACGTTGCCGCGGACTACGTCGACCGCATCGCCAGCGGCAACATCCCGCCCAGGATCACCGATACCTACAACGGCGACTTCAACACCATCAAGAACAACCTCAACCAGGCCATCGACGCCGTCAACGCCCTCGTCGCCGACGCCAACACCCTCTCCGCCGCCGCCGTCGCCGGCAAGCTCGAAACCCGCGCCGACGCCTCACGCCATCAGGGCGACTATCGCAAGATCGTCGCCGGCGTCAATGACACCCTCGACGCCGTCATCGGCCCCATCAACGACGTCCAGCGCGTCATGGGCGCCATGGAACAGGGTGACATGACCCAGACCATCACCCGCGCCTACCAGGGCGATTTCGACACCCTCAAGCTGGCCATCAACAACACCATCGCCAAGCTCTCGGACACCATCTCCCAGATCAACACCGCCGCCGATGCCCTCAACAACGCCGCCGGACAGGTCTCGGCCACCGCCCAGAGCCTCTCCCAGTCGTCTTCCGAGCAGGCCGCATCGGTCGAGGAAACCACCGCCTCCGTGGAGCAGATGACCGCGTCCATCAACCAGAACACCGAAAACGCCAAGATCACCGACGACATGGCCTCCAAGTCCGCCGTCGAGGCCCAGGAGGGCGGCGAGGCCGTGAAGGAGACCGTCGAGGCGATGAAGCAGATCGCCGGCAAGATCGGCATCATCGACGACATCGCCTATCAGACCAACCTCCTGGCGCTCAACGCCGCGATCGAGGCCGCCCGCGCCGGCGAGCACGGCAAGGGCTTCGCCGTGGTCGCCGCCGAGGTCAGGAAACTCGCCGAGCGCTCCCAGGTCGCCGCCCAGGAAATCGGCGAACTCGCCGGCTCCTCCGTCAAGATGGCGGAAAAGGCCGGTACTCTGCTCGACGAGATGGTCCCTTCCATCAAGAAGACTTCCGATCTCGTCCAGGAGATCGCCTCCGCCTCCCAGGAACAGTCCTCCGGCGTCGGCCAGATCAACGGCGCCATGGGCCAGCTCAACAAGGCCACCCAGCAGAACGCCTCCGCTTCCGAGGAACTCGCCGCCACCGCCGAGGAAATGGGCGGACAGGCCTCTCAGCTCCAGCAATTGATGGGCTTCTTCTCCGTCGACGGCAAAACCGGAGGAACGGCAAGCGCCTTCAAGTCGCCCAGGACCGCCGCGACTCCCTCCACGCCCCGGCACGGCGCACTGAAAGCAGTTGCGGCGCCCGCCCTCTCCGAGCAAGACTTCGAACGCTTCTGATCCGGAGATCGAGCCATGGGACAATTGAAGACGACCCAATCGACAGCGGTGGCCAAGGTCTCCGCCGCCCAGGAAGCGGTTCAGCAATACCTGACCTTTCTCCTCTCGGGCGAGATGTACGCGGTGGGTATCCTCAACGTCAAGGAAATCATCGAGTACGGTCAGTTGACCGAAATCCCGATGATGCCGGCGTTCATCCGCGGCGTGATCAATCTGCGGGGCAGCGTGGTGCCGGTCATCGATCTGGCCGCCCGCTTCGGCGGGCAGCAGACGGCGGTATCCCGCCGCACCTGCATCGTGATCATCGAATTGACGGGGAGCGGAAACTCCGCCGAGGACCGCCACGACGTCGGCGTCGTGGTCGACGCGGTCTCGGAAGTGCTGGAGGTTTCCAGCGCCGACATCGAGCCCCCACCCGCCTTTGGCGCCAACATCAGGGCCGATTTCATCGATGGCATGGGAAAGATCGCCGGCAAGTTCGTGATCATCCTCAATATCCAACGGGTGCTCTCCATCGACGAGATCGCCCAACTCGCCACCTTGAAGGAGCACGGCACGGAGGCCGCCGCCGAAGCCGCCTGACCGGGAGGCGATGCAGCTCGCTGCGCTCGGATGTTTTGGGAGCTTCGTGATGGCGCCGAGGGGTTGCGGCTGACGCCGCGTGCCGCTCTCCCTTGGGGCGGCCCGGCGGAAAAGCTCGTTCTTCACGCTAACCCACAACAGGAAAAACAAGATGGCACTGAGTTCGATACGCGTACGGCTGCTGCTTTTGTTCTCTGCCCTGGCGCTTGGGATAGCGTGGTATCTATTCGTCGACTTGCGCGGTGAAACCGCTCGATTGCAGGAAGGTGGCCAAATCTCCGCATTGAGCGAGATTGCCGTCGGCAGCAGCGCGCTCATCCATGAATTGCAGAAGGAGCGGGGCATCTCCGCCGGCTTCATCGGCTCCCAGGGCGGGAAATTCCGCGCCGAACTCGACAAGCAGCGCCAGGACACGGATCTTCAGCGCAAGGCCCTGACCGAGAAATTTCCCCGGCTCGCACCGGACTTGCCTGCCGCCATTGCCGACGAAATCCGCAAAGCCAATACCGCACTCGCCACCATCGACGGCAAGCGCCAGGAAATCAGCCGTTTGAGCCTGGCCGGTCCGGATTCGTTCGCATTTTTCACCGGCGCCATCGATGCCTATCTGCGCGCCGTGACGGGTATTTCCCCTACGCTCTCCGACGCCGAAATGATGCGGGCGTTTTCCACCTACACCATGTTCCTCGGCGCCAAGGAACAGGCAGGAAGAGAGCGTGCGACCAGCAATGCCGCGCTCGCCGCCGACAAGCCGCTCGACCTGCCCCTGCTGCGCCGCCTGATCGGCATTCTGACCAGTCAGGAGAATTATTTGGCGCAATTCCGCATCGTCGCCACTGAAGCGCAGAACGCGGCGCTCGACAGGCTGCTGGACAGCCAGGCCAGCCGCGACACGGCCGCCATGCGCAAACAAATCCTGGAAAAGTCGGCGGAAGGCAATTTCGGCATCCAGCCTGCGGCATGGTTCGCCACCATCACCGAAAAAATCGACGCCATGAAGGCGATGGAAGACGCCATCGCGGCGGACATCACCACCCGCACCGACGCGCTCCAGCACAGCGCCCGGCAAGGCCTGTTCCTCTCGATATTCTCCTCCCTGCTCGTGGGCGCCCTTACCGCGGTCTTCGTGCTGCTGCTGACGCGTACCCTGCGCGCCGTCCAGGGCGCCACCGAAAACGCCCATCGCATCGCGACCGGCGATCTGGGCAAGACGCCCACCGTGACCCGCGAGGACGAAATCGGCAAGCTGGAACAAGCGGTGGCCGACATCCATTTCCGGATTTCTGCCTTGATCGAGGACACCCGCAATCTCGAAGAGGCCGCCATCCACGGCCAACTCACCCAACGCGCCGACGCATCGCGCCATCAGGGCGACTATCGAAAAATCGTCCAGGGCTTCAACGACACCCTCGACGCGGTGATCGGCCCGCTGAACGTTGCCGCGGACTACGTCGACCGCATCGCCAGCGGCAACATCCCGCCCAGGATCACCGATACCTACAACGGCGACTTCAACACCATCAAGAACAACCTCAACCAGGCCATCGACGCCGTCAACGCCCTCGTCGCCGACGCCAACACCCTCTCCGCCGCCGCCGTCGCCGGCAAGCTCGAAACCCGCGCCGACGCCTCACGCCATCAGGGCGACTATCGCAAGATCGTCGCCGGCGTCAATGACACCCTCGACGCCGTCATCGGCCCCATCAACGACGTCCAGCGCGTCATGGGCGCCATGGAACAGGGTGACATGACCCAGACCATCACCCGCGCCTACCA
It includes:
- a CDS encoding methyl-accepting chemotaxis protein; this translates as MLNNLKIGVRLAIAFAITLALLIIVSVISITRISALNVEIADLVGDKFPKTVQANDMTDALNVIARSMRNSLLVKSPDDSRRELERIVEQRRIIGERLEKLTATINTPKGKELLKAMADARAAYVPMQEKFVELVHAGKKDEAAEFMLGSVRKQQNEYMKAINDLIAFQSELMAESGKSAEVTASAATKLLTALAVVAVALAVALGFIITRSITGPTRKLVDGAGKMARGDFNFRIDVNSKDEVGTLADAIRSLQVAVQKMIADADLLANAAVEGKLSTRADATQHQGDFRKIVEGVNHTLDAVIGPLNVAADYVDRIASGNIPPRITDTYNGDFNTIKNNLNQAIDAVNALVADANTLSAAAVAGKLETRADASRHQGDYRKIVAGVNDTLDAVIGPINDVQRVMGAMEQGDMTQTITRAYQGDFDTLKLAINNTIAKLSDTISQINTAADALNNAAGQVSATAQSLSQSSSEQAASVEETTASVEQMTASINQNTENAKITDDMASKSAVEAQEGGEAVKETVEAMKQIAGKIGIIDDIAYQTNLLALNAAIEAARAGEHGKGFAVVAAEVRKLAERSQVAAQEIGELAGSSVKMAEKAGTLLDEMVPSIKKTSDLVQEIASASQEQSSGVGQINGAMGQLNKATQQNASASEELAATAEEMGGQASQLQQLMGFFSVDGKTGGTASAFKSPRTAATPSTPRHGALKAVAAPALSEQDFERF
- a CDS encoding chemotaxis protein CheW; the encoded protein is MGQLKTTQSTAVAKVSAAQEAVQQYLTFLLSGEMYAVGILNVKEIIEYGQLTEIPMMPAFIRGVINLRGSVVPVIDLAARFGGQQTAVSRRTCIVIIELTGSGNSAEDRHDVGVVVDAVSEVLEVSSADIEPPPAFGANIRADFIDGMGKIAGKFVIILNIQRVLSIDEIAQLATLKEHGTEAAAEAA
- a CDS encoding nitrate- and nitrite sensing domain-containing protein, encoding MALSSIRVRLLLLFSALALGIAWYLFVDLRGETARLQEGGQISALSEIAVGSSALIHELQKERGISAGFIGSQGGKFRAELDKQRQDTDLQRKALTEKFPRLAPDLPAAIADEIRKANTALATIDGKRQEISRLSLAGPDSFAFFTGAIDAYLRAVTGISPTLSDAEMMRAFSTYTMFLGAKEQAGRERATSNAALAADKPLDLPLLRRLIGILTSQENYLAQFRIVATEAQNAALDRLLDSQASRDTAAMRKQILEKSAEGNFGIQPAAWFATITEKIDAMKAMEDAIAADITTRTDALQHSARQGLFLSIFSSLLVGALTAVFVLLLTRTLRAVQGATENAHRIATGDLGKTPTVTREDEIGKLEQAVADIHFRISALIEDTRNLEEAAIHGQLTQRADASRHQGDYRKIVQGFNDTLDAVIGPLNVAADYVDRIASGNIPPRITDTYNGDFNTIKNNLNQAIDAVNALVADANTLSAAAVAGKLETRADASRHQGDYRKIVAGVNDTLDAVIGPINDVQRVMGAMEQGDMTQTITRAYQGDFDTLKLAINNTIAKLSDTISQINTAADALNNAAGQVSATAQSLSQSSSEQAASVEETTASVEQMTASINQNTENAKITDDMASKSAVEAQEGGEAVKETVEAMKQIAGKIGIIDDIAYQTNLLALNAAIEAARAGEHGKGFAVVAAEVRKLAERSQVAAQEIGELAGSSVKMAEKAGTLLDEMVPSIKKTSDLVQEIASASQEQSSGVGQINGAMGQLNKATQQNASASEELAATAEEMGGQASQLQQLMGFFSVDGKTGGTAAAGMSSGAYHAPHAPMAARPRQFSVIQGNPEPRHAATDAPAVHLAITPEVLDKAIDAHTQWKTRLRQCMSDPGKCPDPAVVEKANVCGLGQWIYGDGAKLSSESMYQQLRQDHVQFHKCAAQIIRTIQRGDLSEAQRIMETDYRKVSTAVVSMLSRMKKYCQ